The window CCAAGCCCGAACTCAGATTGAACAATGACCTCGCCCTCGATTGGACCCTCAGTTCGAGCACAATCCCGAATGAAGAACAAGATAAGTGAACAAGAATTTTATCAGTAGCTAAAAGGTAGAAAATAAACTTGTATTGTTTTGATTCGTGTGTTAAGCGTGTCTTGCAAAAGAAAAGcttcccttttatatagtagtagaattTCATCCTTAGCATAAGTCTAAAAAAAAGTAAAGATCTTTCTTTCCTGCTAATTATTGATCCATAACCGACATCGAGCGAGATtcgcgccgtgatatccggttgggtgCGAATATCATAGCCTCTATTCGTCGTGTGTATCTGTTTACCGTGTTTTCCGAGATCTTAAAACTCATTCTTTATTCGGAGCGTGTTGCTTTATCATACCCGATGACGAGCACATCGTTCGCTTTTCCCGGATCTCGATATGAAGGGTCTTTAATCTCGATTACGAGCTCGTGCATCCGTGCCCTTCGTTTTCTCATCGGAAGATCTGGGTAGACATTACTCCCGATTTTACCAGTACACATATATAGTATTCTTAATTTATTACATAATTATGTAAAATTGTGTAGTTTGTTGCATGTATCTTGACAGTGTAAGTTCTAGTTTCCGAAATGTTTTTTATTGGTGGTAttagtaaaattatttttaaaatttcctATTTTATTTAAGATGTTCTAATTGGAAAAAAGTATGTTTAATCTATTTTTTGTTTCTGTGAAAAACCAGACATTGTTGATAAATGGGAGAGGCCAATACAATTGTTCACTTGCGGCGCAGTTTAGCAAACCACCACTTCCACAGTGCAAGTTAAGAGGGGGTGAACAGTACGCACCCCAGATTCTGCGCGTGCGTCCCAACAAGATTTACAGGCTTAGGGTTGCCAGTACTACTGCATTGGCTTCACTCAACTTGGCCATTGGGGTAAATAtacaaaactttttttttatttttattattttataaaaagggcagcccggtgcactgaGTTCTACTATGCGCGGGATCTGGGGCAGGGTCGAACTATAaggatctattgtacgcagtcttaccctgtatttctgcaagaggctatttgCACAGCACGAACCCGTGACCTCTTGGTCACATGACaataactttaccagttacgtcaaCACTTCCcgtctctttgttttttttttaatagtaAACATACAAAAGTTAACCTTAtctttttctatattatattctTTCCACTTTCCAAAAACGATATAGTGTTATAATTTTGCTATTGGATGGTAGTAGATTCTCTATTTCCCTTAGACGCTTTTTCGGGTGGAGCTATGGGGTACGGTATACAGTTGGAATAGTGGTGAAAGTGACAGAGTCCGAATTTTCGATAAGAGTTTCAAAATATacgaaaataaatatttaaataaatcaaaaGGTTTTAATATATAGTATAGATATACATCTAAAAATTTGCAATCTATCTAcataatttttcaaacaaagaggCGTTAATTGACTTCCCTTGGACAAGAATAGCTCTGCCTCTTGGCAGTGGATCTAAATAGTAGATTTGTAGGTTTGACATAATTAACTGTTCATATCGAAATTCTACAATGTGTGCAAAAGATAAATAtggataatatatttttaaagtattCAATATGAGTgcgataatattttgaaaagtctAACAACATAGCCTACAAATATACAATCGACCAAGCATGATGCAATTATCATTACGAGTTCTTCCATATTAAATTTTAATAGCTATATTTCctctttcatttaaaaaaaaagaaaatcaattcttACATGtgggggtgtacaaagaaaatcgataaaCCGCATCAAACCATCATCCGAATCAAACCGGAATAAAAATCCGACtatagtttggtttgatttggtttcgtgttggaaaaaaaacccgaccataattggattggttttgtttggttttaattaaaaaaaagtcaaccgaaaccaaaccaacccgacaatacatgtatacaagttttaaaaatattatatatataaaaatatttattgtaatgtaatttataaatacttCTTAAACATTTTCATAGTTCTCTCTTTTAACGTATTATCTCAAGCTTGGACTTAGAATTTTTGAATAGTCAAATatgttttatagcccataaaagttagtaactcaaataaagcccaaagcaaaatcaaatcaatattaatgctaacaaaaaaaattcaattcaatactaggaatgaaAATAGCGTTGAATacctattttttttagttttgcgTCAGTTTAGATAGTTAAAATAcataacttatttttttttttttatggtttagtcatgtaattagtACTTAAtacttattagtcgtacttattttatcatgacttagtacttttagattatgttcatTTTCGTTATGGCTTATTTTGATTAGCAATATTTGTTTTATGCGATTTCATTATCTTtcttgttgaatattttagtacaatatcACGATTCATCTCACATTATTTTGTGTTATTTCTTGGGGTAACATCTTATATAATGTTTATCCTACTAGGaccaaaaaaatatttgaagcacaagttatatgttttgtgcTATATAGAAAATCGAAAAATCCTAGAAAATCgaaaaatcagagaaaaatcGAAATTAAAAAAACCCAACTtttattagtttggtttggtttatagatttaaaaacgagatacaattggtttgatttggtaaaTAAAAAATCCGAATCAACCCGACCTATGCACACCCCTTGCTTACATGTATTTTCTCTATACTGTTGTGCTTATTGTGTTCTTGCTTTGAGCCGAAGGTCTATtcgaaacagcctctctacctgcataaggtaggggtaaggctgcgtactcTTTACCCTCCGCAaaccctacttgtgggattacaccgGGTATGTTATAATTCTTACATGTATTTGTGTTTATATATAGGGTCACAAGATGGTGGTAGTAGAAGCAGATGGAAACTATGTTCAACCATTTTCAGTACAAGACATGGACATTTATTCAGGTGAAAGCtattcaattcttttcaaaacagATCAAGATCCTACCAAAAATTATTGGATTTCAATAAATGTAAGAGGAAGAGAACCAAAAACACCTCAAGGCCTCACCTTATTAAACTATCTTCCAAATTCTgcatccaaatttccaactttaccACCACCTATAGCACCCCTTTGGAATGATTATAACCATAGTAAGTCATTTTCTAACAAAATTTTTGCCCTAATGGGATCACCTAAGCCACCACCTCAACACCATCGTCGTATTATCCTGCTCAATACTCAGAACAAGATCGATGGTTACACGAAATGGGCTATAAATAATGTGTCGTTGGTCTTGCCAACGACACCTTATTTAGGCTCGATTAGATATGGCATAAACAACGCGTTTAACGCGAAGCCTCCACCGGATAACTTCCCTAAGGACTATGATGTCCTAAAACAAGCATCAAATTCTAATTCTACATATGGTAATGGTGTGTACATGCTAAAGTTCAATACTACAATTGACATTATCTTACAAAATGCAAATGCCTTAGCTAAAGATGTTAGTGAAATTCATCCTTGGCATTTGCATGGACATGATTTTTGGGTTTTGGGATATGGAGAAGGGAAATTTAGTGAAAAAGATGTCAAGAAGTTCAATTTAAAGAATCCACCATTGAGAAATACTGCTGCGATTTTTCCCTTTGGTTGGACTGCACTAAGATTTGTGACAGATAATCCTGGAGTTTGGGCTTTTCATTGTCATATTGAGCCACATTTACATATGGGAATGGGAGTTGTATTTGCTGAAGGTGTTCATCTTGTCAAGAAAATACCTAAAGAAGCTTTGGCTTGTGGTTTGACAGGGAAAATGTTCATGAGTAACATGCATAATTAACTcttgttaaaataaaatttggtttTTGACAAGTTTAGATAAGAGGggaggcttttttttttttttttttttttttgtgattttgtaaTTTAATTTCGGCTGTCGATGAAGGTGAGAAGAAATGTGTAGACAATGTTGTGATGTGGTTATTTCTTTGTGAGTGTGACTATACTATTAAGAGGTCAATGGCCTCAAGGCTGTTTGGAAAAATGTATTTCACTTGTGTATCTTGGCCATTATTCTAAGTTTCTTTTGGATTAAGATTATGCATTTGTGTATACTTTAGCCATACAATATTATTCTGTTTGATTGCAAGGTGACAGTTCAAATTAAGCAAAGGTAAAGCATTAAGTGAAATAAAGcacattattcatgatattaAGCATGCACATAGAAGACcatataagaaaaaataaaactaattaatCAAAGGGGTTTTAATTTGGTTCTCTCTAATGTTACAAGTATAATTCCTCTatattactgggtatgttgttgttgtatgttgtAGTTGAGAATCTTGTGAGAATAAAATTCACATTATTACATCAAGTCAACAAAAGAATAAAACTAATTAATACAATATCTTAATGCATGAGCTATTATTATTCCAAAGGTGGAAAAGATATCCAACAAAAACTACTAGTCTCAGTCCCAAACACTGAGCAACTACAAAAACGATATAAAGGGTGATGTTTTAGACGCGCTTCTTAACATAAGCAAAAATAGCCAGAAGAGCTTTGATATGAAGGAAAAACTTGGTATTACCTTGGCTAAGCCCAATCTCGGTGTAGTTTAATATGTGATAGCAGGTAACTAACTTGCTGTGCATAGAACTTAAACTTTTTTCTGTTTTCCTGTCATAAAATGTAATTCCAGGTAGAAGTATTGACATTCATTTGTCTGCTATAGCTGAACAAACCTACATTTGTTTGTGGTCAAAGTTGGGTTTTCTGTTTTAAGAAGCTAATGGTGTTATGGTATTTCTTTAACTTTCTTTCAAGAAAATCCTATAGCAATACTGAGTGTCAACAACAATCATTTCAGAGTTTATTGTTCAAAAATTTCTCTGTTTCTGGTATTTTCTACTACAAGTGTATCTTTTTACATCTAATTTGACATTTATGTACCAACAAGATATTGATAGGAGGGGAAGGCTACAAAATCTTTGATGTCAACTAACTTTAAACACACTAACTACAATGCAAGATCTGCAAAAAAAACTAGTCTAACTTCAAGCCATCCGCGCGGCTTTAAAGAGTTGTTCACAGTAAAGAACTAGCAATTGTTTTCTGCAGTAACAAGCTAGTGTACGTTTGATTTGCATTGAGCGGATCATATTTGTTGCTGATTTTGCCACCCCAACTCTGTTAGtttctctcccccccccccccccaccaaaACCCCCACCCAAAAAAAAGGAAACTAGACACTGCACTGGCGAGGGAACTTGCTCTTCTGGAGaatcttcgccaactctatatACTTACCCGTCAACGTCCCTATGTTCCAAGATCCAATTCTCATCCTAGAGACTCCCTTGCTTCTCACCTTACCACCCACACCTCTTGCCTCGCTCCACTACCCTCCCCCTCTAACCTACGGTATACTAAGATATCACTACCAGACGACATGTAAAGGGTTGAAAATAAGTTGCAACTACAAGGAAAGTAAAACTAAAGACAAGAATTAATAATAACGGCCAAGTAAGGAAATATAGACGAGCGAGGCAACGTATAACAGGGTAGGAAAGAAAGAACCTGGATTATGAgtccgtttggattagctgatttgaaGTAGCTTATAAGTATTAAGTgttgaaaaacacttttaaatgttgaaactgatttaataaatgaGCAGTTACATGTTTGGATacaagtgctgaaattgataataaaCTGCTGCAGTATTTGATAAAGAAAGTGCTGATAAGCTTTTTTTATGtttaaaatgacttaaataaccttagaactgtttacacttataagggcgcaatttcttcaaaattttagacTCCAGATCGATTCAAATATAAAATATtccatttgtcattttattttaaatacaattgtgcttagataaaataatttttatgataaatataatttattttatgataagcatataatcataagttataataattaataaattgacaaaagtttttcagtaaaaaataaacctaaatgggacaaaatatttgaagagaaacaaacaCTGTCTTCATCACCACAACACTTAGAAAGCAATACACTAAAATTTTTATATGTCCTCATTTATTACATACAGTTCAAAGCTTAATACACAATCACATAGATACAAATATGCCAAAGGAATAGAGAATTTGCTTATGTTAAATAGTGAATGAGAATTGCAGACTTGAAGAGGGGTTAGGTTGTAAAAATACTTGAGGCATTGAGTATCGATGTAATAGTTTTGTTctaaaaaggaatatttgaaggataaaatagtaaatatcttggtcaaacttaaagtgcttataagctaaaaattcataagttgGGGGTGACTAGCTTATGgctttttacttatttttgactTACAAGCACTTGACTTATAAAATTTTTTAACTTTACCAAATACGTAGATAAACCGAAAAGTGCTTATAAactagtttgaccagcttataagcttagccaaactcCAGTCAAGGATGACAAACCCCCCTCaacccccccccaccccccaccaaAAAAAAGGAAACTTCAGGAAGGACAGGAAGATCACAGTGATTTCCACCTTTGCTCACATACATTGACCAAACCTACATAACCGGGGAAAAACTAGAACAACAACCAGCAGTAATGATTAATGCTAAGGTAACAAAATCAAGACCTGAAAACAGTAAAGAGGAAATGAGATAAGAACTAGAGCAAACGAATCCCAGTACCTCTTGACCATTGAACACAACTCAAGAACATTTTTGGCTTCAATCAAGTTATCTTTCATAGGCAGGTAAGGCAATTCAACCAAGCTGGAATAACCTACCAAAGGACTTAGAATAAGAATTACATTGTAGGAAATATTGACTATCAAACTGTTTGATCCAACAAAAATTACAGCAGCAGTGGTTTCATTGAATTGGTTAAAAGTTAGCATCTTCTTCAAGTGATAGAATGGATTTCAATTCCATCTCCTGCCGAGGCAAAAGATATGTCAATGCTGATTCCAAGGTAGCTGATGGTAACGTTTGCTGAAGACGCCTTAATACATTAATGATGCGATTTTTAGTGTCTTCTGTAGCAATATCTTTTTCAGAACATAGAACCTGTAGAACAAGTAACACTCAATTACCGAACTTTTACATATACATTAGTTTTTGTTTGATAGGCCATGTCCACAATATAATCTGACGTTCATATAGGCAGATTAGTCGACCGTCCAGAAGAAATTTAACGCAAAGGGAATTGAACACGAGAATGTTAGTTAAGGTTAGATGCTTGAAAAGTATTTCTACATAGTTGGACTTATTTTTACCACTCTATCCATTTTACtaaattttactttatttattatttattaacaGTATTTTTCTGCTAGAGAACTGAATCACTGATAGCCTAGGCATAGTCTATCTTATTGTGAAGGTTACTTTAAGGCTTTTAAGTTTCGTGGGAAATCTTTAGTATCTAATAGTTCTGATTTCGAACAAACCTCTGCAAAAACTGAAATAATTTTTGGAATATTCTGATAGTTGGGACCAATAAGTTCTCTATCTAACCTGCAAAtgagaaatttggtgaaacattacaacaacaacaaaccagtatagtcccacaagtagggtctgtggagggtagtgtgtatacaaaccttacccctacctaaaaagtagagaggttgtttccgatagaccatcggctcaaggAAAGATGAAGAGAAAGCAATGGTAACAAGCAATAACAATACAAGATAATAAAAAAACGAAGCAAAATGAACATGTAGTAGTAGAAATGATAATAAGATAATCATACATGTCCTGCACCGACTCCTTTGTCATCAGATCCTCCTCCACTGATCAATACCTCTTTGGAAAGTCTTGACATCCCAATTGCTCTTCGCAAAGGTAAGCGTCAGTGTCAATCAACATATTCCATTGCTAACTTTATCTCCTATGACCATTTATGTCCTGCATCTAGCTCTTTGATTGCCTCTCTAGACTCTATCTCTATGCCAAAGACAGTTAAAAAGGCTTTGAATCACCCTAGGTGGTATAATGCAATGCTTGAGGAGATCCATGCGCTAGATGAAAATCACACTTGGGATTTGGTAGACTTATCAAAGGGAAAGAAGGCAGTGGGATGCAAATGGGTCTTTGCAGTCAAGGTAAATCCAGATGGTTATGTGGCTAGGCTTAAGGCTAGACTAGTACCTAAAGGGTATGCTCAAACTTATGGAGTGGATTATTCAGACATCTTTTCTCCGGTGGCCAAACTCACTTCTATTCGATTATTTATTTCCTTAGCTGCCTCCGAGCATTGGCCTTTACATCAGCTGGATATTAAGAATGCATTCCTTCATGGTAATCTCTAAGAGGAAGTATACATGGAgtaaccacctggttttgttgctcagggggtgTATAGGTCTGAAGCAGAGTCCCCGTGCCTAGTTTGGAAAATTTAGAGAGGTAGTTCAAGAATTTGGGCTTTTAAAGAGCAAATGTGATCACTCAGTCTTCTAAAGACAATCAATGGTTGGCATTATCCTTCTCGTGTATGTTGATGACAATGTCATCACAGGAAGTGATTTTATAGGAATCTCTTCTCTTAAATTATTCCTGCATACTAGGTTTCACACGAAAGACTTGGGGCAGCTGAAATACTTCTTAGGAGTAGAAGTAAGTAGAAGCAAGAAAGGAATTTTCATGTTTCAGAGAAAGTATATTCTTGATTTACTTGCGGAAACTGGAAAGTTGGCAGCCAAGCCTTGTAGTGTGCATCTTACAAAAGATGACGGTGATCCTTTTGACGATCCAGAAAGATACAGGAGGTTAGTTGGGAAACTAAACTATTTCACTGTAACTCATCCAAATATTGCCTTTGCAGTAAGTGTTGTTAGCCAATTCATGGCTGCACTTACAGTCAATCATTGGACAGCTTTAGAACAGATCTTATGCTACTTAAAAGGAGCTCCTGGACTTGGCATATTATATAGCAACCACAGACATACTCATATAGAGTGTTTTGcagatgctgattgggctggATCCAAAATCGATAGAAGGTCTACTACCAGTTATTGTGTCTTTGTTGGTGGAAATTTGATattatggagaagcaagaaataaaatgttGTATCTAGGTCAAGTGCAGAATATGAGTATGGAGCTATGGCACAGGACACGAGTGAGATTATGTGGATATATCACCTTCTGACAGAAATTGGGTTGAAGCACCCTATACCAGCAAAACTATagtgtgataatcaagctgctctGCATATCGCCTCGAATCCAGTATATCATGAAAGAACTAAACATATGGTGGTTGATTGTCACTTTATTCGTGAGAAGATTCAGGAGAACTTGGTTTCTATCGGTTATGTGAAGACGGGAGAGCAACCAACTGATTTGTTCACAAAGGCGATGAATGGAACTCGAGTTAATTATCTTTGGAACAAGCTGGGCATGATCAATATCTatgctccaacttgagggggagtattATAGACTATTAGTTGTAAATATAGTTTAGATACATTTACCAGAATAGTCCAGATACATTTAGCAGATCCTGTAATATTCTCTTTCATTtgttttgatttctttccttagaTAGATTTCTTGTAACTGTATAAATTCCTTTCATATTCATGAATATAAATCATTAGCTTCTACCATTAAATTACATAATCTAACAATAATAGTAGAATATAAGACTAATACTAGTACTACTGGTATGAGAAAAGAACACTCTCCACTATCTACTAGCCTTCTACCTTAATTCTCGATGGTGAAACATTGAAGACTAATAAATGTCActaaaattgagtttacatattagaGTTTGCcaactttaattgaaaaaatagaGAAATCCTAGTAATAACTACCCAGATGATGTCGCTCGCCACCATCAGAAAGGCTTTTAAATTCTACAAAGATCATGTACTTAATTAATCTACATCAGAAGGAACTTGGTGATCTTTTATAACGAAAGCCTACACTCGGAATTGCATGACCTAATGAAGTATTGCTAAAacaaaacaaatcaaaaattgttGCAATTCCACTGTCGTAAACTTTctcaacttgtttgggactgacgCGTGATAGTTGTTGTGTTTGCTTTGTTGCAATTAAAGTTGTAAACTACTTACAATGCTAAATAATACTTCAAGAATTTGCTTTGCTAATGATTAGTTAGTTTTCCTGAGATGTGAAATCTCCTGAGATGTGTAATCTGGAAACTTATTTAAAGCATATGCATGCTAACATTAAGAACGCTTGTAATTTTATTTGCTGAAAACAGTTCTAATAATATGTCGCTATTTTGTAAtctttctttttctaattttagaaaataaatatGTGAAACAAAATTACAAATTACAATGAAGATTGAAAATAGTAGTGTGAAGACCAGATTAAGGATGAAAACTGGAGCAAACTCATTAGTCATTACCTTTCAACCATCTTTGGGCCTAGGCCGGCACCGCTTTAAAATGCGTCATAGGGTTTAAGGTTTGTTTACTTGTAGACCCAACCCGTGTTTTGTCGATGTGGGATTCATCTGGGTTGTCACCTAAGTTTTTCCGACTCACTAGTCTTAACTAGTCATTTCAAAAAAACTTTTGTGATTACGCCATCAGTAGTAAATTTGATTCCACATGTCACTTTTTAAGCATTATATTAATGTTTAATCATGCCTTTGTAGGTATAAGGTATGCATACGTTCACACACATAGTAATAATTAAAGAAGAATCTCCTGCTTTATTTGATCCCCAGAACATATTAGCATGCAATTCATTGCAATTTATACTTTTGTCTTCTGCTGTATAAGAGCTGTACGAAGCTCAAAATTAAAAGGAGTCAACACATAGTATATatgcatataattttttttacttatcTACACAGTGTATTTTTTTAGCGAAGGGGTCCCTTCCTATtgttgggaaaaataataatcccgcccaggaataatatccacgacaaataataataacacaagagagtaataaCGACACCAACTCTTTAATGagtaaaatacaatacccgagcggagtaatataaccactataatattagaacttagtagtgtcaagagactactacaatcttgaaagaaataacactctttatttaaaacacttcactacaatattactcatactcactatttatctcacagactacaATTTGTGGATTATTCTCTCTAATTTCTGatgcttctctcttattttggtgtgattgaaatgaagaatggatgCCTCTATTTTTAGTAAGAGATACCATTCAACTACTACAAAGaaaatgtcttgttgttgatttagtcctataatttttcaataaagttaggcacctcccattttcttcaacaaagttGTCAACAAAATTAGGCACCTCCcaatttcttcaacaaagttgtcaacaaagttaggcacctcctattttcttctttgtttttctttaatatgagccccacaaatctctccctgaattttgatttttctttttcattccaaGACTTGGTCTCAATATCTGAAAATCCTCAAACTTAAGAGGTTTTGTAAATATATCTGCAGCCtgatcatgagacttcacatatttgagcttGACTTCCTTCTTGGCAATGCACTCTCTGATGAAGTGATATCTTGTATCTAAatgcttgcttcgatcatgatacacCGGATTCTTGGCGAGTGTCTGTGCAGatttgttatcaatacaaatctctatagcttcaa is drawn from Nicotiana tabacum cultivar K326 chromosome 9, ASM71507v2, whole genome shotgun sequence and contains these coding sequences:
- the LOC107780851 gene encoding L-ascorbate oxidase-like; translated protein: MASLVFLFFFLLPLILLELSSVMAAKTRHFKWEVEYIHWSPDGEESVVMGINGQFPGPTIRAKAGDTVAVHLTNKLHTEGVVIHWHGIRQIGTPWADGTAAISQCAINPGETFLYRFKVDKAGTYFYHGHYGMQRSAGLYGSLIVEVGEGEKEPFHYDGEFNLLLSDWWHKGSHEQEVDLSSNPLRWIGEPQTLLINGRGQYNCSLAAQFSKPPLPQCKLRGGEQYAPQILRVRPNKIYRLRVASTTALASLNLAIGGHKMVVVEADGNYVQPFSVQDMDIYSGESYSILFKTDQDPTKNYWISINVRGREPKTPQGLTLLNYLPNSASKFPTLPPPIAPLWNDYNHSKSFSNKIFALMGSPKPPPQHHRRIILLNTQNKIDGYTKWAINNVSLVLPTTPYLGSIRYGINNAFNAKPPPDNFPKDYDVLKQASNSNSTYGNGVYMLKFNTTIDIILQNANALAKDVSEIHPWHLHGHDFWVLGYGEGKFSEKDVKKFNLKNPPLRNTAAIFPFGWTALRFVTDNPGVWAFHCHIEPHLHMGMGVVFAEGVHLVKKIPKEALACGLTGKMFMSNMHN